The Miscanthus floridulus cultivar M001 chromosome 7, ASM1932011v1, whole genome shotgun sequence genome includes a region encoding these proteins:
- the LOC136462513 gene encoding E3 ubiquitin-protein ligase SINAT2-like, with protein sequence MAPGSSIVTVVPELDCGDDDGLSEPLGGIRLDVDSASKPWSTSLANVALSSLSGLNDLLECPVCTNSMRPPILQCPNGHTICSSCKHRVENHCPTCRQELGNIRCLALEKVAEQLQLPCKYQSMGCTEIHPYKNKLKHEELCRFRPYNCPYAGSECLITGDVPFLVSHLINDHKVDLHEGCTFNHRYVKPNPYEVENATWMLTVFKCFGQHFCLHFEAFLLGMAPVYMAFLRFMGEESEAQGFGYSLEVGGGGRKLTWQGTPRSIRDSHRKVRDSFDGLIIHRNMALFFSGGGRQELKLRVTGRIWREQGQ encoded by the exons ATGGCACCGGGAAGCAGCATTGTGACAGTAGTCCCTGAGTTGGACTGTGGAGATGACGATGGGCTTTCTGAGCCACTTGGGGGTATCAGGCTTGATGTAGACTCTGCAAGTAAACCGTGGTCGACATCACTAGCCAATGTTGCATTGTCATCGCTGTCTGGCTTGAATGATTTGCTCGAGTGTCCAGTGTGTACCAACTCGATGCGCCCACCTATACTTCAG TGCCCTAATGGCCACACAATCTGCTCTAGTTGCAAGCACAGGGTAGAGAACCATTGCCCAACTTGTCGCCAGGAACTGGGAAACATCAGGTGCTTAGCACTTGAGAAGGTGGCAGAACAACTCCAGCTTCCATGCAAATACCAGAGTATGGGATGCACTGAGATTCACCCATACAAGAACAAACTCAAGCACGAGGAGCTCTGCAGGTTCAGGCCATACAACTGTCCGTACGCAGGTTCAGAGTGTCTGATCACAGGTGATGTTCCGTTTCTGGTGTCTCATCTCATCAATGACCATAAGGTGGACTTGCATGAGGGATGCACATTTAACCACCGATATGTGAAGCCCAACCCTTACGAAGTGGAAAATGCTACATGGATGCTCACT gttttcaagtgttttgggCAGCACTTCTGCCTGCACTTCGAGGCGTTCCTACTGGGGATGGCGCCGGTGTACATGGCGTTCCTGCGGTTCATGGGCGAGGAGAGCGAGGCGCAGGGGTTCGGGTACAGCCTGGAGGTGGGCGGGGGTGGGCGGAAGCTGACGTGGCAGGGCACGCCGCGGAGCATCAGGGACAGCCACCGGAAGGTGCGGGACAGCTTCGACGGGCTCATCATCCACCGGAACATGGCGCTCTTCTTCTCAGGCGGCGGCAGGCAGGAGCTCAAGCTGCGGGTCACCGGCCGCATCTGGAGGGAGCAAGGGCAATGA
- the LOC136462514 gene encoding ADP-ribosylation factor 1-like — MGQALRRLFDSFFSTREMRVVMLGLDAAGKTTILYRLHMGEVLSTVPTVGFNVEKVQYKNVVFTVWDVGGQEKLRSLWKMYLSNSDALIYVVDSLDRERIRDARQEFQTIIKDPLMANSIILVFANKQDLRGAMSTDEVSEGLGMHDLRNRIWHIQGTCALRGEGLYDGLDWLASTLKQLQESGYATSVAGPSI; from the exons ATGGGGCAGGCCCTGCGCAGGCTCTTCGATTCCTTCTTCTCCACCAGGGAGATGAGG GTTGTGATGCTTGGTCTCGATGCAGCTGGTAAAACAACTATACTGTACAGGCTGCACATGGGAGAGGTTCTTTCAACAGTCCCTACAGTCG GTTTTAATGTTGAGAAGGTTCAGTATAAGAATGTGGTATTCACTGTGTGGGATGTGGGTGGGCAAGAAAAACTCAGGTCACTGTGGAAGATGTACCTGAGTAACTCTGATGCACTG ATCTATGTCGTTGATTCTTTGGATAGAGAAAGGATTAGAGATGCGAGGCAAGAATTCCAG ACCATTATCAAGGACCCTTTGATGGCAAACAGCATAATCTTGGTATTCGCAAACAAACAGGATCTG AGAGGTGCGATGAGCACGGATGAGGTTAGCGAAGGACTGGGGATGCATGATCTCAGGAACAGAATATGGCACATACAGGGGACCTGCGCACTCCGTGGTGAGGGCCTATACGACGGGCTCGACTGGCTTGCGTCCACTCTGAAGCAGTTGCAAGAATCGGGTTATGCAACTTCAGTTGCTGGCCCTTCCATCTAA